The following are from one region of the Vibrio rarus genome:
- a CDS encoding alanine/glycine:cation symporter family protein: protein MQLSQSSLHSILLSIDGFIWGPPLLILLVGTGVYFTFSLGLIQFKHLPTALKMVFSKSDHNQSKGDVTAFAALCTALSATIGTGNIVGVATAIKLGGPGALFWMWLAALFGMATKYAECLLAVKYRTTDDKGGMLGGPMYYLRDGVKSPVLATLFAVFALGVALFGIGTFPQVNAILDASEVTLGADRTYAAIVLTLLVALVTLGGIKSISRVAGKVVPTMAVIYIVACLGILINNSHQILSAVELVIVSAFTPTAASGGFFGASVMLAIQSGIARGVFSNESGLGSAPMAAAAAKTDSCARQGLISMTGTFFDTLIICTMTGLALIITGAWQTDLAGAMMTTHAFAVGLNADVLGPILVSVGLLFFAFTTILGWNYYGERCVVYLFGTKAIMPYKVLFIALVFSGAFMKLDMIWIIADIVNGLMAVPNLIGLIALRKVVISETKLFFEHHLMVKNTLAQTH from the coding sequence ATGCAACTTTCACAATCTTCGTTACACTCAATTTTACTGTCTATCGATGGCTTCATTTGGGGCCCACCACTACTTATTTTATTAGTTGGCACAGGTGTCTACTTTACTTTTAGTCTCGGTCTCATACAGTTTAAACACCTACCTACTGCGCTAAAGATGGTTTTTAGCAAATCCGATCACAATCAATCTAAAGGTGACGTCACGGCATTTGCGGCCTTGTGTACTGCCCTTTCCGCTACAATCGGTACAGGTAACATCGTTGGTGTTGCTACCGCTATTAAACTGGGTGGTCCTGGTGCATTGTTTTGGATGTGGTTAGCTGCACTATTTGGTATGGCCACTAAATACGCAGAATGTTTACTCGCGGTTAAGTACCGCACAACTGATGACAAAGGGGGCATGTTAGGTGGCCCAATGTATTACTTGCGTGATGGCGTTAAATCACCGGTATTAGCCACTTTGTTTGCTGTATTTGCTCTGGGTGTTGCCCTATTTGGTATTGGTACCTTCCCACAAGTTAATGCTATTTTAGATGCTTCAGAAGTGACTCTCGGTGCCGACCGTACTTATGCCGCTATCGTACTTACCTTGTTAGTCGCATTGGTGACACTTGGCGGGATCAAGTCTATTTCTCGAGTGGCAGGTAAAGTGGTTCCGACTATGGCCGTCATTTATATTGTCGCCTGCTTAGGTATTCTCATTAATAATAGCCATCAGATTTTATCTGCTGTGGAATTGGTTATCGTTTCAGCGTTCACTCCTACAGCGGCCAGTGGTGGCTTCTTTGGTGCTAGCGTCATGCTTGCCATTCAATCGGGTATTGCACGCGGCGTATTCTCTAACGAATCCGGTTTAGGTAGTGCCCCTATGGCTGCCGCCGCCGCAAAAACGGATTCTTGTGCTCGCCAAGGTTTGATTTCAATGACAGGTACTTTCTTTGATACCTTGATCATTTGTACCATGACGGGTTTGGCTCTGATCATTACCGGTGCGTGGCAAACGGATCTTGCAGGGGCAATGATGACCACACACGCTTTTGCCGTTGGTCTTAACGCCGATGTGTTAGGTCCTATATTGGTTTCTGTTGGTCTACTGTTTTTTGCCTTTACCACTATTTTAGGTTGGAACTACTACGGCGAACGTTGCGTGGTCTATCTATTTGGTACTAAAGCGATTATGCCTTATAAAGTGCTGTTCATTGCTTTGGTATTCTCAGGGGCTTTCATGAAGCTTGACATGATTTGGATCATCGCCGATATCGTCAATGGTTTAATGGCCGTTCCTAACTTGATTGGTTTAATCGCACTGCGTAAAGTTGTCATATCAGAAACAAAACTGTTTTTTGAACACCACTTAATGGTAAAAAACACCTTAGCGCAAACTCACTAA
- a CDS encoding cobalamin adenosyltransferase translates to MKFSGNIDELAYPFIFEDSPLCDFEILTDELCTLTGLAISNIDHSEIRQSLEALQPKIFHLNGSIRGKNGIFETDIQQLAKQYHQFRDLVEDDQKRFVLPRGTGPVILLHQCRSLSKKVVRQLVLVEKSGKTVPPTLPRFSNLLVNYYFALTRVLNQEMNIAEPEYISINYPAKPKGDH, encoded by the coding sequence ATGAAATTCAGTGGTAACATTGATGAACTCGCCTATCCATTTATTTTTGAAGACAGTCCATTATGTGATTTCGAAATTTTAACGGATGAATTATGTACTCTCACGGGCCTTGCCATCAGCAACATTGACCACAGTGAAATTCGTCAATCCTTAGAGGCATTACAACCAAAGATATTCCATCTTAATGGTTCTATTCGTGGCAAAAACGGCATCTTTGAAACGGATATCCAACAACTGGCTAAACAGTACCACCAGTTTAGAGACTTAGTAGAAGATGACCAAAAGCGCTTCGTGCTACCTAGAGGAACAGGGCCTGTGATACTGCTCCATCAATGCCGCAGTTTATCCAAGAAGGTCGTGCGACAATTAGTGTTGGTTGAAAAATCCGGAAAAACCGTTCCACCAACATTGCCAAGATTTAGTAACTTATTAGTGAACTATTACTTTGCGCTCACTCGTGTGCTCAACCAAGAAATGAACATTGCAGAGCCGGAATACATCAGCATCAACTACCCTGCAAAGCCTAAAGGTGATCATTAA
- a CDS encoding DUF1819 family protein, whose product MKEHKRYLGDLIGGSLMITEAQLIAELLLTELSKEDWDYAIVDQNILQKRSPASAKRNAATVKKRIGSLENRFLTSLVNANHEEAAQLMMAATLMNSPLLAEFMRTVVMDAKRMYRDSIDMKDWKEFWEDKCRLYPELAEMSEASTYKIAQVAFKVMTDGGFLESTKTKTLTNIYIVPDVRDLLIEMNREDIIQAMEVY is encoded by the coding sequence ATGAAAGAACATAAAAGATACTTAGGTGACTTGATTGGCGGAAGCCTGATGATTACAGAAGCCCAGTTGATCGCTGAACTCCTTTTAACCGAGCTATCAAAAGAGGATTGGGACTACGCTATTGTTGATCAAAACATTCTGCAAAAACGTTCTCCTGCCTCTGCAAAACGTAATGCAGCTACAGTCAAAAAACGCATTGGTTCACTCGAAAATCGTTTTCTAACAAGCTTGGTTAACGCCAATCATGAAGAAGCTGCGCAACTAATGATGGCAGCAACACTCATGAACTCACCTCTTTTAGCTGAATTTATGCGTACTGTGGTTATGGATGCAAAACGCATGTACCGAGACTCTATAGATATGAAAGACTGGAAAGAGTTTTGGGAAGACAAGTGTCGCCTATACCCAGAACTGGCAGAAATGTCCGAAGCCTCAACTTACAAGATAGCCCAAGTAGCCTTTAAAGTAATGACTGATGGCGGCTTCCTTGAAAGCACCAAAACCAAGACTCTAACCAACATCTACATTGTTCCCGATGTCAGAGACCTACTGATTGAGATGAACCGTGAAGACATCATTCAAGCAATGGAGGTTTACTAA
- a CDS encoding carboxypeptidase M32, giving the protein MSALQSLKQHFQKIDNFNHLSSICNWDAAAMMPSGGNEARSRAMADLSVHIHQLKTAPQLEEWFGKAAQQTLSVQETAELREMKRTWQMANVLPVSLIEAKSLAGSKCEHAWRSQRVNNDWQGFAKNWQEVVTLSQQEAQIRAEATGLSPYDAMLDIYEPGTNSHTLSQTFDSIKSWLPSLIDEVVEKQSHQSIIQSSGTFATAKQKALGLQVMELLQFDFSHGRLDESVHPFCGGVASDVRITTRYNEQEFMQSLMGIVHETGHARYEQGLPVHLAGTPSGEARSMGIHESQSLFFEMQLGRSQAFINHLSRLATQQFTDHAPALFAPDNLIKLYTQVKKDFIRVDADELTYPAHVILRFEIERDLINGNISYKDVPELWDNKMQSYLGLSTAGNYKNGCMQDIHWTDGSFGYFPSYTLGAMNAAQFMAAMKQTVNVDETIRSGDLTPIFNWLSEKIWSKGSLLSTDELVKQATGETLNPLHFQEHLRSRYL; this is encoded by the coding sequence ATGTCTGCATTGCAATCGCTAAAACAGCATTTTCAAAAAATTGATAACTTTAATCATCTCTCTTCAATATGCAACTGGGACGCTGCCGCCATGATGCCAAGTGGTGGTAATGAAGCACGCTCCCGTGCTATGGCTGATTTGTCCGTTCATATTCACCAATTAAAAACCGCGCCACAATTAGAAGAGTGGTTTGGCAAGGCCGCACAACAGACATTATCTGTTCAAGAAACGGCTGAATTGCGAGAAATGAAAAGAACATGGCAAATGGCCAACGTCTTACCTGTGTCGTTAATTGAGGCAAAATCGTTAGCCGGTTCTAAATGTGAACATGCTTGGCGCAGTCAACGAGTCAACAATGACTGGCAAGGCTTTGCTAAAAACTGGCAAGAGGTCGTCACACTATCACAGCAAGAAGCACAAATTCGCGCTGAAGCTACTGGCCTATCTCCTTATGATGCCATGCTTGATATTTACGAGCCGGGTACGAACAGCCACACACTCAGTCAAACGTTCGATAGCATCAAAAGCTGGTTGCCCTCGTTAATTGACGAGGTGGTCGAAAAACAGAGCCATCAGTCTATTATTCAGTCCAGTGGCACATTTGCAACCGCCAAACAAAAAGCTTTAGGCTTACAAGTAATGGAGCTGTTGCAGTTTGATTTTTCTCATGGTCGCCTTGACGAAAGTGTTCATCCATTCTGTGGTGGCGTTGCTTCAGACGTGCGCATTACGACTCGCTACAATGAACAAGAATTCATGCAAAGCTTAATGGGTATTGTCCACGAAACTGGTCACGCCCGCTATGAGCAAGGATTGCCTGTTCATCTAGCTGGCACGCCTAGTGGAGAAGCTCGCTCTATGGGAATCCACGAATCACAATCGCTATTTTTTGAAATGCAGTTAGGGCGTAGCCAAGCTTTCATTAACCATTTGAGCCGCCTAGCAACACAACAGTTTACAGATCACGCCCCTGCACTGTTCGCTCCTGATAACCTAATAAAGCTCTACACTCAGGTGAAAAAAGACTTCATTCGCGTAGATGCTGATGAACTCACCTACCCTGCACACGTTATTCTACGTTTCGAAATTGAACGTGACCTAATCAACGGCAACATATCCTACAAAGACGTTCCTGAACTGTGGGATAACAAAATGCAATCCTACTTAGGTTTGTCAACGGCGGGTAACTACAAAAATGGTTGCATGCAGGACATACACTGGACAGACGGAAGTTTTGGCTATTTCCCAAGCTACACCTTAGGCGCTATGAATGCGGCACAGTTTATGGCTGCAATGAAGCAAACCGTCAATGTCGATGAAACGATTCGTAGTGGAGATTTAACGCCAATCTTTAACTGGTTGTCTGAAAAAATCTGGAGCAAAGGCAGCCTACTTTCTACCGATGAACTCGTTAAACAAGCGACAGGTGAAACACTAAATCCACTGCACTTTCAAGAGCACTTACGTAGTCGTTACTTGTAA
- a CDS encoding ABC transporter substrate-binding protein: MRAFVLLAYLYSAIAFAHFPVTVTDASNTQITLESAPQKISSKSLFSDEVLLDLIAPERFSSVTKFVDDPHYSTVVGKMPAAVPRLDLNVERILANRPDLVLAGSWSDSGRIQQLRSAGINVFLIGVPHSYDDIKKLIKLVGKMVGEEDKAEAVVNNMDIRLEQGLVFTSHKYKVLDYNRWGTSSTRHSTWQLIVKKAGFINAVADLDADKYGQTPMSKELLVVVNPEVLFVPGWTYGDKSKTESFLNQVMSDPALRSLQAIQKGSVYPIPENLRGTFSQHIVDTILFVNRAVLGAPAP; encoded by the coding sequence ATGCGCGCGTTTGTACTATTAGCTTATCTTTATTCCGCAATTGCTTTCGCTCATTTCCCCGTCACAGTGACAGATGCCAGTAATACTCAAATCACTTTAGAATCGGCCCCGCAGAAGATCTCCTCTAAATCGCTGTTTAGTGATGAAGTGTTGCTTGATCTTATTGCTCCTGAAAGGTTTAGCTCTGTGACTAAATTTGTCGATGATCCTCATTATTCTACTGTTGTCGGTAAAATGCCGGCAGCAGTGCCTCGCTTGGATTTAAACGTTGAACGTATTCTTGCTAATAGACCCGATTTAGTCTTAGCAGGAAGTTGGAGCGATAGTGGACGTATTCAACAGTTACGCTCAGCGGGTATTAACGTTTTTCTTATTGGCGTCCCTCACAGTTATGACGACATCAAAAAGCTGATCAAGTTGGTGGGTAAGATGGTTGGCGAAGAAGATAAGGCTGAGGCTGTGGTGAATAATATGGATATTCGTCTTGAGCAAGGGCTTGTTTTTACCAGTCATAAATACAAAGTGCTCGATTATAACCGCTGGGGCACTTCAAGCACTCGACATTCCACTTGGCAGTTGATTGTGAAAAAGGCCGGTTTTATTAATGCCGTTGCCGATTTAGATGCAGATAAATATGGACAAACCCCTATGTCTAAAGAGTTGCTAGTGGTAGTGAACCCAGAGGTCTTGTTTGTTCCTGGTTGGACTTATGGAGACAAGTCAAAGACCGAAAGTTTTTTAAATCAAGTGATGAGCGATCCTGCATTACGCTCATTACAAGCGATACAAAAAGGCAGTGTCTATCCTATCCCTGAAAATTTACGTGGTACATTCAGTCAACATATTGTGGATACCATTTTATTTGTAAACCGAGCTGTATTGGGTGCGCCAGCGCCATGA
- a CDS encoding WYL domain-containing protein codes for MDNLNYAQQQRLAFIDFKLMFVGHFTRSEVVEHFRMGLSNATRDINLYKELAPQNLVYDNAEKRYFQTNNFKPIINHNANESLNKLASQLSGEDSVINSMSIPFEMPSQLIAPDADIIAVLTQATLNKKAVKIGYVSLSNGESTRTIVPHSIVDNGLRWHIRAFDFQSHEFRDFVISRIVKVQLSDKKVSEQHQSISDKQWMRFVPLELVPHPKNIQHPKAIELDYSMTDGKLLLEVRAALTGYVLRQWNVDCSEHATQTTPEHHLWLANRPTLYGVDNLHLASGYEQPTQSQI; via the coding sequence ATGGATAACTTAAACTACGCACAACAGCAAAGACTTGCCTTCATCGACTTCAAGTTGATGTTTGTGGGTCACTTCACTCGTTCTGAAGTGGTCGAGCACTTCAGGATGGGGCTTTCCAATGCAACTCGTGATATCAATCTATACAAGGAGCTTGCACCCCAAAACCTGGTTTATGACAACGCAGAAAAACGCTACTTTCAAACCAACAATTTCAAGCCAATCATCAACCACAACGCTAATGAAAGCCTGAATAAACTGGCGAGTCAGTTATCAGGTGAAGACAGCGTTATTAATAGCATGTCTATTCCATTCGAAATGCCAAGCCAACTGATCGCTCCCGATGCGGATATCATTGCGGTACTAACCCAAGCAACGCTAAATAAGAAAGCGGTAAAGATTGGTTACGTCTCCTTAAGTAATGGAGAAAGTACAAGAACCATCGTTCCACACTCTATCGTAGATAATGGACTGCGTTGGCACATTCGAGCATTTGATTTCCAAAGCCATGAATTTAGAGATTTTGTCATCTCCCGAATAGTCAAAGTACAACTGTCTGATAAAAAAGTTTCTGAGCAACACCAATCTATTTCAGACAAACAATGGATGCGCTTTGTGCCGTTAGAGTTAGTTCCTCATCCAAAGAATATCCAACACCCTAAAGCGATAGAATTAGACTATTCAATGACGGATGGAAAGCTGTTGTTAGAAGTCCGTGCAGCGCTGACTGGTTATGTACTAAGACAATGGAACGTTGATTGCTCAGAACACGCAACCCAGACAACACCAGAACACCATTTGTGGCTGGCAAACAGACCCACACTATACGGTGTTGATAACCTACATTTAGCATCTGGCTATGAACAGCCAACCCAATCTCAAATTTAA
- a CDS encoding ABC transporter ATP-binding protein, which produces MSQPLLQVNALGSMVNTKTILRHVSFELGLGSLVGIIGPNGAGKSTLLKHLSGYLSPQQGEVLLQGTSVSALPAQQRAKLISYLPQTNRVEFPYKVSEMVSLGLLDGHCLSTPEKQSKITQVLQRLGIESLQERTVDHLSGGEQQLVHLARILLQDTPLILLDEPSSSLDIGHEAQLMNILSSLTQEGKTVVVALHNLNTAAEFCDRLLLFGKGTLVADGTPQQLLTQDIIQGMYPYQVQVSINAHTGNPNILAVKD; this is translated from the coding sequence ATGAGTCAGCCACTACTTCAGGTTAACGCTCTTGGTTCAATGGTTAATACAAAGACCATTTTACGCCATGTCTCATTTGAATTGGGTTTAGGTTCTTTAGTGGGTATTATTGGGCCAAATGGTGCAGGTAAATCCACTTTATTGAAACATTTGAGTGGCTACCTTTCTCCACAGCAAGGGGAAGTGTTATTACAAGGAACATCAGTCAGTGCGTTACCTGCGCAGCAACGGGCTAAATTAATCAGTTACTTACCGCAAACGAACCGAGTTGAGTTTCCTTATAAAGTGTCGGAAATGGTCTCTTTAGGTCTGTTAGATGGCCATTGTTTGTCTACACCAGAAAAACAAAGCAAAATCACCCAAGTACTGCAACGACTGGGCATTGAATCTTTGCAAGAGAGAACGGTTGATCACCTTTCAGGAGGAGAGCAGCAGTTAGTGCACCTAGCGCGAATCTTGTTGCAAGATACCCCGTTAATCTTACTTGATGAGCCGAGTTCAAGTTTAGATATTGGCCATGAAGCGCAATTAATGAACATACTGTCGAGCCTTACACAAGAGGGTAAAACCGTCGTAGTAGCTCTACATAATTTAAATACAGCAGCAGAATTTTGCGATCGTTTATTATTGTTTGGCAAGGGCACTTTAGTGGCTGACGGCACCCCGCAACAACTGTTAACCCAAGATATTATTCAAGGCATGTATCCTTATCAGGTGCAGGTTTCCATTAATGCGCATACGGGTAACCCGAATATCTTAGCGGTAAAGGATTAA
- a CDS encoding LysE family translocator codes for MQINDLYTFVAAMTLLTVTPGLDTVLVIRNTSRGGKVDGYITSLGICLGLFVHATWSAIGVAAVISQSPSLFNGIKLVGAAYLCWLGLSGIRSLRNGSSSFNMEANTKSVSRLTSIKEGFLSNVLNPKTAVFYLAFLPQFIDQSGNLWLQSMLLAFIHFCLAMLWQCGLASTLDKAKAWLSNGRTNYRLQMCSSVVLVALGVLLVVESL; via the coding sequence ATGCAGATTAATGATTTATATACCTTTGTAGCCGCAATGACCTTATTAACCGTCACTCCAGGTTTAGATACCGTCTTGGTAATTCGCAACACCAGTCGCGGAGGCAAGGTGGATGGGTACATTACCAGTCTTGGAATTTGTTTAGGCTTATTTGTGCATGCCACTTGGTCTGCGATTGGTGTTGCTGCTGTTATCAGTCAAAGCCCAAGTTTGTTTAATGGCATAAAACTGGTTGGAGCCGCGTATTTGTGTTGGTTAGGGCTGTCGGGCATTCGTTCTCTGCGAAATGGCAGTAGCTCATTTAATATGGAGGCGAACACGAAATCTGTTTCAAGGTTAACGTCCATTAAAGAGGGCTTTTTATCCAACGTACTGAACCCTAAAACGGCGGTTTTTTATCTGGCATTTTTACCGCAGTTTATCGACCAAAGTGGTAATTTATGGCTACAGTCCATGTTGCTTGCGTTCATTCACTTTTGCTTGGCTATGCTATGGCAATGCGGTTTGGCCAGCACGTTAGATAAAGCCAAAGCTTGGTTATCTAACGGCCGCACTAATTATCGTCTGCAAATGTGCAGCAGCGTGGTGTTAGTGGCTTTAGGTGTGTTGCTGGTGGTTGAATCTCTTTAA
- a CDS encoding FecCD family ABC transporter permease, protein MIAESNYVKLQRYRIGGFLLLALTSWAALALGAVSIPLTHLFAFIGQWCMQGYDAASAQYPMVSAIVLHIRLPRVIAAIAAGGALALAGACTQGLFRNPLASPDVLGVSAGSSFGAVIAIASGLSIVHPLWIPVSACIGALICALFIFIIARNAGSGQTLYLILAGLALSSLLGGATMGVLLFAQQYEVNQFVFWTMGGLEGRLWQHIIWPLPIIIIASIWLLRRAQWLNILSIGDEAAHGLGMDVARSRFLLLFCAAILTAMSIAIAGPIGFIGLMVPHLVRLLTGANHISLLPISALFGATFLIACDLLGRYVIAPYEIKAGIITAIVGGLYFLLLVVRVQKQGRLL, encoded by the coding sequence ATGATAGCAGAGTCTAACTACGTGAAATTACAACGTTATCGTATTGGCGGTTTCCTCCTTCTTGCCCTTACCAGTTGGGCTGCGCTAGCCTTAGGTGCAGTCAGTATTCCATTGACGCACCTTTTTGCATTTATTGGTCAGTGGTGCATGCAGGGATATGACGCGGCCAGTGCGCAATACCCAATGGTTTCGGCCATTGTGCTTCATATTCGCTTACCTCGAGTTATTGCAGCGATTGCTGCAGGTGGAGCCTTGGCGCTAGCAGGGGCATGTACTCAAGGACTGTTTCGTAATCCATTGGCAAGCCCTGACGTATTAGGGGTGAGTGCAGGAAGTAGCTTTGGCGCGGTCATTGCAATTGCGAGTGGCTTGTCGATAGTTCATCCATTGTGGATCCCAGTCAGTGCCTGTATAGGCGCATTAATTTGTGCGCTGTTTATTTTTATCATTGCAAGAAATGCCGGTAGCGGGCAAACACTCTATTTGATCTTAGCGGGCTTAGCCTTATCTTCATTACTGGGCGGCGCGACGATGGGGGTGCTATTATTTGCTCAGCAGTATGAAGTGAACCAATTTGTATTTTGGACGATGGGTGGCTTAGAAGGGCGTTTATGGCAACACATCATTTGGCCATTACCTATCATAATTATCGCTTCTATTTGGTTGTTAAGACGTGCGCAATGGCTCAATATCTTGTCCATTGGTGATGAGGCGGCCCATGGGTTAGGAATGGACGTAGCTCGTAGCCGTTTTCTGTTACTGTTTTGTGCCGCTATTTTAACGGCCATGTCCATTGCGATAGCCGGTCCCATTGGCTTTATTGGTTTAATGGTGCCACACCTAGTGCGCCTGCTTACGGGAGCAAATCATATAAGTTTGTTACCTATTTCTGCTCTATTTGGCGCGACGTTCCTGATTGCTTGTGATTTGTTGGGGCGTTATGTCATTGCTCCTTATGAAATAAAAGCGGGCATTATTACCGCAATAGTGGGCGGGTTATACTTCTTGTTGCTCGTGGTTCGAGTACAAAAACAGGGGCGTTTATTATGA